TAGGTGCCTCATGGTGCAAGAAGCATGGGGATGATGACCACGATGGTGATGACGGATACGATTATGCCCCAGCAACATGCATAGAAGGTGATGGCGATGACGATGATTCAAATTATGATTATGCTCCAGCAGCATCTATAGAAGGTGATGACGGCAACAACGATGATGGTGGTTATGATTATGCACCCGCTACATAAGAAATTAGTAGtttatttttcatgtttttatgCAGGCTAACTAGCTTTGATGAATTGAGGAATTATAACGTGCTAGTAGGATTGCTTGATCTCTTCGAAATTTTTTGTTAAGGATCGAACTATTTACGAAGTACGTTCACTTTAAGAATAAGACAATTAAGCATCCAAGTTAATGAAAATCAAACCCCTAGCTTCGCCAGCATCTGGATTTCCTTTCTCTAAGGATAGAAACTGTCTTTACTGAATTCGGATTATCGCACCAAAATTTGTGTCTAGGATTTGATGAAGAGAGAAAATGGACTAGATACTTAGCTCAGCAACGTCATACCCCAAGACCAATAGCTAATGCAAGGTAGAATGTACCAATCAAATAATGGGGTTTAAGGAATGCATTTCAGAATATACTTCATACCAAAAATGTCGATTCCAAGTTGAGCATGGATTGGAGAGAAGAAGCGATCCACAAAGTGAATAAACCACCATGGGATATAGAAATTGATCACTATTGGAAATAGGACACAGTGCATAGAACAAAGAGTGAGCAGCTAATTTGATACATACGAGCAAAAAACAATCTTGAAGAAACAAACATGTTAATCgtcacttaattaataattcaatcatctatcactacatcatttgatttgcaaatttggtttaaaaaaaattgatatctCATTActcttttaataatttaaagaaaGAATCCAACAATCAACCATCATATCACGtatctctgttttttttttttttttttttttgaaaacttatcACGTAGCTCTTTTTCAAAACATAAACAAGCACGTAGTCTAATTCTTTAAAGATATTTGACCCTCCCCACAACATAGAATTGATGGTTTACTTTACACAGTACCGGAAGGAAAATTGACAAACAAAGCGAGACCCAAATCTGAGTTTGCTCCTCCATTAGCCTCATGAAACTGTCAAACACAAAATTAGAATCTTAATCAACAAAATCAACCCATAAATTACAATTAACACAGACACACTAACTTCAATTAACGTCAAGTACACAATTTGATTGGAGGAATACCCAATCCGATGGATCGTATAAGTGTTGCACTAAACAAACGTTTGTACCCTAGAAACTAATTAGGCATAGAGTGATGCTAGAGATGCCATTTACTTAAACTATATTTTGTAGATCAAATGATGTGCAATTGATGATTGAATTCCTTCTTTAGTAATCTAAATAAAGAATTCAACCATCGAATGTCACATCATTCggtttacaaaatataatctGACCGAAGGGAAAAACTGAAGAGGCTGTTGTTTTAGACCATATTTTGTAAACCACATTATGTAGTTGTTGGTAGTGGAATTCTATTTTaataagagtaatgctaggaaaaCTAAATtcttaaatcaaatttgcaactcaaatgatgtgtcacaaataaaaaataaacatgttaatcgGCACTGaattaataatctaatcatctatgatcacatcatttgatttgcaaatttggtttaaaaaatttagtctcctaTTACTCTTTTAataattcaaagaaaaaaaatacaataatcaaCTACCATATCAGGTAGCTCTTTTTCAAAACGTAGaaacaaaatatttttaatcaataaaaaaggagagaaaagtCTGCAAATAATATTCACAATTTTGTCAATTTTTGGTGGGATATTACATTCACAATTACCCGATTAAAAGACTAAAAAGTCTTCAAAACGCGTTCTCCCTCCCCTTATATGAACAAAATCTCAAGGCCGTAGAAATTTCTTCTGCCTCCTCTGAGCTCGCCGGAGCTCCCTCCGAGATCTCAACCTCCGCCGCAAGCCCGCCCTCTGCTCTTTTGGCTTCAAAGATCCGAGCTTTTCTGTATGTTGGTGATGTACAATTTCTTCCATAACTCTAAATTTCAGTCGAATCAATCGTCGTTAATGCATTAATTTCATACCCAAATAGTAGATCGGCATAATTTTCAAAATCCATATCTCAGATTTCTCTATGAAGTGttcacctcttcgattttactCGCTTGCCTTTGTTAGTGTAGCCTTTCACCGTCCGTGTAGCTCTTGAAATTTTGAAGATCTACTGGATTTTTTGCTCTGAATTCGAATTGGTATTCTAGTTAGTGACAATGTCTGCGATTAGAGTCGATTCCGCTAAGCCGTATTTCGCTACGAGCAGTCTAGTGATTGGGTATGCTCTCTGTTCTAGCTTATTAGCCGTGATAAACAAGTTTGCCATTACCAAATTCAACTACCCTGGCCTTTTGACTGCATTGCAGTACCTTACTTCTGCTTTGGGAGTTTGGGTCTTGGGGAAGTCGGGATTTTTGCACCACGATCCCTTCACATGGCAGACGGCGAAGAAGTTTTTACCTGCTGCACTTGTGTTCTACCTTGCCATCTTTACCAACACCAATCTTCTTCGCCATGCCAATGTGGATACTTTTATAGTGTTTAGATCCTGCACACCCCTTTTGGTTGCGTTGGCGGATACTGCGTTTAGGAAACAGCCTATCCCGTCGAAGCTTACCTTTGTGTCGTTGTTGATCATTTTGGGTGGAGCTGTTGGTTATGTGGCCACAGATTCGGGTTTTACTTTAACTGCGTATTCATGGGCGTTTGCTTACTTGGTGACCATTACCACTGAGATGGTTTATATTAAGCATATGGTCACGAATCTCGGGTTGAACACTTGGGGGTTTGTGTTGTACAACAATCTTTTGTCACTGATGATGGCTCCACCATTTTGGATAATTACCGGAGAGTATTCTGATGTGTTTGCTGCCTTGGGGTCGAATGCTGCGGATTTCTTTGAACCTGGTGCACTTTTCGCGGTCTCATTGTCGTGTGTGTTTGGATTGCTCATCAGTTTCTTTGGGTTTGCAGCAAGGAAGGCAATCTCTGCTACTGCATTTACCGTGACTGGTGTTGTGAACAAGTTTCTTACGGTTGCAATCAATGTGCTAATTTGGGATAAGCATGCTAGTCCATTCGGTTTGCTCTGTCTCCTCTTAACAATCGTAGGGGGTGTTCTTTATCAGCAGTCCGTAACTGGAGTAAGCAGTGCTCCATCACCACGTGAAACAACAGCATCTAAGCAGGCTCTCAGTGAGAGTGATGGTGATGACTTTTCCGAAGAAAATCAAGTGAAGGTAAtttccggaagacttgcttccAAGTGAGAATTCCATTCTACTTTGTCATTTCGTAGCTACTGGTGAAGCTGCAGTGCATGTTTGAAGTTTTATCTTTAGCAATTAGTAAATTAGGAAATTTTCTGTGTTTGATATCGACAATGATTTGTTAAATTATGTTATTATAATTTGATATCTTGGAGCACGTCAGCTCACCTTATCACCTGTGATTAATGACAATGCCATAATTTTTATCTCAAAATTATGTTGTATCTGATTCATTTCTATAAACATTTCCATGTAGAACTTCATGTTTTTCTAATAGTTAATTGATCCGATATTTTCGGGAGATTCTTGGATTACAATAGACACCATAGCTTTGTGACTTTTCAATGAACATGAATTTTGAAGTTTGTTAATATATTCAAAGCTGCATCACCAGAAATCCTTACAAGAACAAGATCCGTCCCTAAACCGATGAAAGCGGTTTCTGTCCCGCACGATTATTTCTCTGTTGTAAACTTTCGAGATGAGCTTGGTTGCAGTGTGGCAATCGCTGCATACTCTGAGGTTTTTCACAACTCGTATTGTTGTCCTCGGTTTTGTGCTTATGAGCCCAAATGCAATTGCCAGCTTTTCACTGTGGAGGCTGAGTGCAGTCTCCTTCTCTTCCTCATCTATATCCAACAACACCTCGGATCTCTCAGGAACATAACCGGCTTTCTTCAACCGGCTGATCATATCTTCCAGCATTTCATAGATACTTGTTGTTTGCGGGTGAGATGAATCGCCCTTCACAAATTCATGGACAATGCCATCAACCTCAATCAGACTGCAACCTGGAGCTTTCTTTACATTTCTTTCTGCCATGAGTGCCCTGATTCTTTTGGCCTCATCCCACTTCTTCATAGAGCTATATAAGTTTGATAGAAGCACATACGCCCCATCATCGTTCGGGTCAAGTTCTAGAAGCTGTCGAGCAACTCTTTCTGCAGCCTCAAGGTTGCCATGGACTCTGCAGGCACCAAGAAGCCCTCCCAAAACAAAACGATCCGGCGGCATTTGCATCTTCCGAATCAACTCCTCTGCTTCGGCAATGCGACCAGCTCGGCCTAATATGTCAACCATACCACCATAGTGTTCAATGCTAGGTTGAATGCCATACACTTCAGACATTGAGTTAAAATGCGAAATCCCCTCGTCTACTAATCCAGCATGACTACAAGCAGCCAATACCCCAACAAATGTTATTGCATCTGGTTTCACCCCACTCTTCTGCATCTCATGGAAATGCTCCAAAGCCTTCCTTCCTTGTCCACACATCGCAAAACCGGAAATCAACGCTGTCCAAGTCATAACATCCTTCTCAGGCAGCTTTCGGAAAACCTCCAATGCATCGTCTATGCTCCCacattttgcatacatgtcaacaAGCGTCGTCCCAAGGGCAACGTCAACCttaattttctccttttctatATAGGCATGCAACCACTTACCAAGCTCTAAAGCACCCAAATGGCTGCAAGCAAGCAACAAACTCACCATAGTCACCTGATCTCCCTTTTCTCCTTTGAGCTGCATTTCACGAAAGAGGAGGAACGCTTCATCGTAGTTACTGTCCTCAACATGTCCGTTGATCATGATGTTCCAACTGAACAAGTTCTTCTCCCGCATCGTGTCAAACAAATTTCGAGCAAGCGATACACATCCACACTTGCAATAAACATCCAAGAGAGCCGTATTGAGCTTTAAATGGCTCCCAAAACCGTAATCATCAATGTATCGGTGCACCCTTTTCGCCATGTCTAAATCCCTCGCCCTCGCACATGCAGTCAAGACGTTAACCAAAGTAACCTCATTAGGATCCACATTTTCACTCTCCATCCTCTCAaataacttcaaagcttcaacggGTTTATCCCATTTCGCATACGCGTCAATCATGGTTGCCCAAGAAACCACACTCTTCTCAGTCATTTTGTCGAACACCTTCCGAGCGGAGACCAAACAACCACAATTCGCATACATGTTCATCAGGGTGTTCTGAATGTATGAATCCGAAGCGAAACCGAACTTCGTAGAGTGGCAATGCAGTTGTTTTCCCTCACGCAAATCCCCGCACGACTTGAACAGAGATGGGAATGTGAAACTGTCAGGCACCCAACCTTGCAAAATCATTTCTTGGTAGAAAAGAATGGCGTCCCGGTTCAAATCCTTGTTAGTATAACCACGGATAACCGAGTTACAAGTATAAGTGGTGGGATTGGGGATTTGGTTTAGGACTAAACGGGCATAACGGAGGCTCCCCGAGCCTTCCAGAGCCGAAAAGGCGACGACTTTGCTGGCGGTGAAGGCGTCGAAGAAGAGCCCGGTTCGGAGAAGTTGGGCGTGGATTTGCTTGAGCTCGGACATCGTAGAGCATTTGTCTAGTAATGTGAGACATGGGTGCGGTTCAATTGGGTTTTTGGTGACGGTCGCGACGGCGGCCGTG
This is a stretch of genomic DNA from Malus domestica chromosome 02, GDT2T_hap1. It encodes these proteins:
- the LOC103448499 gene encoding GDP-fucose transporter 1-like, which gives rise to MSAIRVDSAKPYFATSSLVIGYALCSSLLAVINKFAITKFNYPGLLTALQYLTSALGVWVLGKSGFLHHDPFTWQTAKKFLPAALVFYLAIFTNTNLLRHANVDTFIVFRSCTPLLVALADTAFRKQPIPSKLTFVSLLIILGGAVGYVATDSGFTLTAYSWAFAYLVTITTEMVYIKHMVTNLGLNTWGFVLYNNLLSLMMAPPFWIITGEYSDVFAALGSNAADFFEPGALFAVSLSCVFGLLISFFGFAARKAISATAFTVTGVVNKFLTVAINVLIWDKHASPFGLLCLLLTIVGGVLYQQSVTGVSSAPSPRETTASKQALSESDGDDFSEENQVKVISGRLASK
- the LOC103452421 gene encoding pentatricopeptide repeat-containing protein At1g08070, chloroplastic-like, with product MAAPLSLHHIRPPFNSDIPVSYTKPTTATAIAATAAVATVTKNPIEPHPCLTLLDKCSTMSELKQIHAQLLRTGLFFDAFTASKVVAFSALEGSGSLRYARLVLNQIPNPTTYTCNSVIRGYTNKDLNRDAILFYQEMILQGWVPDSFTFPSLFKSCGDLREGKQLHCHSTKFGFASDSYIQNTLMNMYANCGCLVSARKVFDKMTEKSVVSWATMIDAYAKWDKPVEALKLFERMESENVDPNEVTLVNVLTACARARDLDMAKRVHRYIDDYGFGSHLKLNTALLDVYCKCGCVSLARNLFDTMREKNLFSWNIMINGHVEDSNYDEAFLLFREMQLKGEKGDQVTMVSLLLACSHLGALELGKWLHAYIEKEKIKVDVALGTTLVDMYAKCGSIDDALEVFRKLPEKDVMTWTALISGFAMCGQGRKALEHFHEMQKSGVKPDAITFVGVLAACSHAGLVDEGISHFNSMSEVYGIQPSIEHYGGMVDILGRAGRIAEAEELIRKMQMPPDRFVLGGLLGACRVHGNLEAAERVARQLLELDPNDDGAYVLLSNLYSSMKKWDEAKRIRALMAERNVKKAPGCSLIEVDGIVHEFVKGDSSHPQTTSIYEMLEDMISRLKKAGYVPERSEVLLDIDEEEKETALSLHSEKLAIAFGLISTKPRTTIRVVKNLRVCSDCHTATKLISKVYNREIIVRDRNRFHRFRDGSCSCKDFW